From Aquabacter sp. L1I39, the proteins below share one genomic window:
- a CDS encoding CheR family methyltransferase codes for MAPAHMNAEHDRSDLEAIEIDLFIEAMLRRFGYDFRDYGRASLSRRIHNLVDRFEADNIADLTARILHAPGRIAEVIGALSVPVSELFRDPETFRTLRTQVFPILASYPQVTIWQAGCARGEEVYSLAILLKEAGLYGRCRIFATDISKASLRAAAEGIYPAAEMREASRRYLESGGSESLSVHYHARYDLAKLESSLIENVTFAEHNLATDGVFCEAHLILCRNVMIYFNDRLQARALGLFAESLVRGGFLCVGQKENLLSAAAAPFQRLDRDVQLYRLRRPMEG; via the coding sequence ATGGCTCCCGCACACATGAACGCCGAGCATGACAGGAGCGATCTCGAAGCCATCGAGATCGACCTCTTCATCGAGGCCATGCTGCGCCGCTTCGGCTACGATTTCCGCGACTATGGGAGAGCCTCGCTTTCCCGCCGGATCCATAATCTGGTGGACCGGTTCGAAGCGGACAATATCGCCGACCTCACGGCGCGAATTCTCCATGCCCCCGGGCGGATTGCCGAGGTCATCGGCGCGCTCTCGGTACCGGTGTCGGAGCTCTTCCGCGACCCGGAGACGTTCCGGACCCTGCGGACGCAGGTCTTCCCGATCCTCGCCTCCTATCCGCAGGTCACCATTTGGCAGGCGGGATGCGCGCGAGGAGAGGAGGTCTATTCCCTTGCTATCCTTTTGAAGGAGGCTGGGCTCTATGGGCGGTGCCGCATCTTCGCCACCGACATCTCCAAAGCATCGCTGCGCGCCGCCGCGGAGGGCATCTACCCCGCCGCCGAAATGCGGGAAGCCAGCCGGAGATACCTGGAGAGCGGGGGAAGCGAGAGCCTGTCCGTGCACTATCATGCCCGCTACGATCTGGCGAAGCTGGAAAGCTCCCTCATCGAGAACGTGACGTTCGCGGAGCACAACCTGGCGACCGACGGCGTGTTCTGCGAGGCGCATCTCATCTTGTGCCGCAACGTCATGATCTATTTCAACGACCGCCTGCAGGCGCGAGCGCTCGGCCTGTTCGCGGAAAGCCTGGTGCGCGGCGGGTTCCTGTGCGTAGGGCAGAAGGAGAACCTGCTCTCTGCGGCGGCAGCGCCATTCCAGAGGCTGGACAGGGACGTGCAGCTCTACAGGCTGCGGCGCCCGATGGAGGGATGA
- a CDS encoding response regulator, producing the protein MGKTRSDGFLLSHLPIQWKLAAVISILIALMMAILAVDTLAVRSATQAQREADDLAQIINQANITARSLSRRQIALVRLVYDTDTASETAYEDANAGVSREFQALIELVDDAPKLRGMVQSASGLNDQWSRTSGLPMVQLARDLRSGTATTAERDARMADFLAAEALEGGSRRIASGLDALIKAVNERLDDTRDLLQDRETNLRFLNLLAVAVTVAAGVGAFFLSARFIARPLRQLSELMERLAQHDHSIDIPFGERRDEVGTISRALDVFKAMSLATYESDWVKSGVGELSAKIQQCTDLRDFANTLLTDLAPRLNAGVGVFFGFDAKREELSLSGSYGFRERRHMTPSYRLGEGLVGQCALERKPILLSPVPDDYIRIHSGTGEASPRCVLVMPILSQGRLLAVLELASFAPFDAMRQRLMDDAADVVGLSLDNLQRALRTSDLLEQSQRQAQELQVAEEELRVQQEELRTTNDQLQQQSQRLIASEEELRVQAEELQKSNADLRRHSDALTEQKDRLSALQQETELKAADLERANQYKSQFLANMSHELRTPLNSMLILSQDLAENRSGNLDEEQVESASIIHSSGSNLLRLINEILDLSKVEAGKMEVMREPVSVAAFTQRMERNFRHVAQDKGLDFTVTCAPGLPATFISDEGKLEQITNNLLGNAFKFTHQGAVTVTFVTEDDGKTLTIEVTDTGIGIPGNKLDAIFEAFEQVDASSRRQYGGTGLGLAISRSLAHLLGGTLTVRSTMGEGTTFRLRLPISIGEGEATRSAVAPAPVDRGLAPAPRLVPRTTITVEDDRDRLEKGKPLILVVEDDQVFARTLVNIVRRSGYQVLAAGDGESGLALARAHSPTGILLDIMLPGMDGWTVIEQLKQDPATRHIPVHIVSALEEAPRGRQMGAIGFLTKPVRSEQLVEALSALAHFAPGRQRRVLVVDDDEAARKAVIKLLSRDGVEVVATGSGEEAIARMDEAEFDCLVLDLGLPGMSGFDVLENLAARSHHVPVVIYSGREVTSEESLRLRNYTDSIVIKGALSPERLLDEVSLFLHSVRGEKGTLPDHPDGDLAGRHVLVVDDDMRNIYALAKVLRGKGMTVTLAQDGAKALAQLEAHPDVEMVLMDIMMPVMDGYEAMAKIRARGGAWARLPIIALTAKAMKDDREKCLAAGANDYMAKPIDVPRLISMIRAWLPHT; encoded by the coding sequence ATGGGCAAGACACGGTCGGACGGCTTCCTGCTCTCCCATCTTCCCATTCAATGGAAGCTCGCTGCCGTCATTTCCATCCTGATCGCGCTAATGATGGCCATCCTCGCGGTGGACACCCTCGCCGTCCGGAGCGCCACGCAAGCGCAACGCGAGGCGGATGACCTGGCGCAGATCATCAACCAGGCAAACATCACCGCCCGCTCCCTGAGCCGCCGGCAGATCGCCCTCGTCCGCCTCGTCTACGACACCGACACGGCCTCCGAGACCGCCTATGAGGATGCCAATGCGGGTGTCAGCCGGGAGTTCCAGGCTCTCATCGAGCTGGTGGATGACGCGCCGAAGCTGCGCGGCATGGTCCAGAGCGCATCAGGCCTGAACGACCAATGGTCCCGCACCAGCGGGTTGCCCATGGTCCAGTTGGCCCGCGATCTGCGCAGCGGAACCGCAACCACGGCCGAGCGCGACGCCCGCATGGCCGACTTCCTGGCGGCGGAGGCACTGGAGGGGGGCAGCCGCAGGATTGCCAGTGGCCTCGACGCGCTCATCAAGGCCGTGAACGAAAGGTTGGACGACACACGGGATCTCCTTCAGGACCGTGAGACGAACCTGCGCTTTCTCAACCTGCTGGCCGTTGCGGTGACGGTGGCAGCCGGCGTGGGCGCCTTTTTTCTCTCGGCGCGCTTCATCGCGCGGCCATTGCGGCAATTGTCGGAACTCATGGAGCGGCTGGCGCAGCACGACCATTCCATCGACATCCCCTTTGGAGAGCGGCGCGACGAGGTCGGTACCATCAGCCGGGCCTTGGACGTGTTCAAAGCCATGTCCCTGGCCACCTATGAGAGCGACTGGGTGAAATCCGGCGTCGGCGAGCTTTCCGCCAAGATCCAGCAATGCACCGACCTCAGAGATTTTGCCAACACGCTGCTGACCGATCTCGCCCCTCGCCTAAATGCCGGAGTGGGCGTCTTTTTCGGCTTTGACGCGAAGCGCGAGGAGCTCTCCCTCTCTGGCAGCTACGGCTTCCGCGAACGCCGCCACATGACCCCCAGCTACCGCCTGGGCGAGGGCCTGGTGGGACAGTGCGCCCTGGAGCGCAAGCCAATCCTGCTCAGCCCGGTGCCGGACGACTATATCCGCATCCATTCTGGCACCGGCGAAGCGAGCCCGCGCTGCGTCCTGGTGATGCCGATCCTGTCCCAGGGCCGGCTGCTGGCCGTGCTGGAACTGGCCAGCTTCGCGCCCTTCGACGCCATGCGCCAGCGGCTCATGGATGATGCGGCGGATGTGGTGGGCCTTTCGCTGGATAATCTCCAGCGCGCCCTGCGCACCTCGGACCTGTTGGAGCAGAGCCAGCGCCAGGCGCAGGAGCTCCAGGTGGCGGAGGAGGAGCTGCGCGTCCAGCAGGAGGAATTGCGCACCACCAATGATCAGTTGCAACAGCAGTCCCAGCGCCTGATCGCCTCCGAGGAGGAATTGCGGGTGCAGGCAGAGGAATTGCAGAAGTCCAACGCCGACCTGCGCCGCCATTCGGACGCCCTCACCGAGCAGAAGGACCGGCTCTCAGCGCTCCAGCAGGAGACCGAGCTCAAGGCCGCTGACCTGGAGCGGGCCAACCAGTACAAGTCCCAGTTCCTGGCCAACATGTCCCACGAATTGCGGACACCGCTGAACTCCATGCTCATCCTGTCTCAGGATCTTGCCGAGAACCGCTCTGGCAATCTTGACGAGGAGCAGGTGGAATCCGCGAGCATCATCCATTCCAGCGGCTCAAACCTGCTGCGGCTGATCAACGAGATCCTCGACCTGTCCAAGGTGGAGGCTGGCAAGATGGAGGTGATGCGCGAGCCCGTCTCGGTCGCCGCCTTCACCCAGCGCATGGAACGGAACTTCCGCCATGTGGCGCAGGACAAGGGGCTCGACTTCACCGTGACATGCGCCCCGGGGCTGCCGGCCACCTTCATCAGCGACGAAGGCAAGCTGGAACAGATCACCAACAATCTCCTGGGCAATGCCTTCAAATTCACCCATCAGGGCGCCGTGACAGTGACTTTTGTCACCGAGGACGACGGCAAGACCCTGACGATCGAGGTCACTGACACCGGCATCGGCATCCCGGGGAACAAACTGGATGCGATCTTCGAGGCCTTCGAGCAGGTCGATGCGAGCAGCCGCCGGCAATATGGCGGCACGGGCCTCGGCCTCGCCATCTCCCGCAGCCTCGCCCACCTCCTGGGCGGCACCCTGACCGTTCGGTCGACCATGGGCGAAGGCACGACCTTCCGGTTGCGGCTTCCGATTTCGATTGGTGAAGGCGAGGCCACTCGGTCGGCGGTGGCGCCAGCCCCGGTGGACCGGGGGCTCGCCCCCGCGCCGCGCCTCGTCCCGCGCACCACCATCACGGTGGAGGACGATCGGGACCGTCTGGAAAAGGGCAAGCCCCTGATCCTGGTGGTGGAGGACGACCAGGTGTTTGCCCGGACCCTCGTGAATATTGTTCGGCGCAGCGGCTATCAGGTGCTTGCCGCCGGCGACGGCGAGAGCGGCCTCGCCCTTGCCCGCGCGCACAGCCCCACCGGCATCCTCCTCGACATCATGCTGCCGGGCATGGATGGCTGGACGGTGATCGAGCAACTTAAGCAGGACCCTGCCACCCGGCACATTCCCGTGCACATCGTCTCGGCCCTTGAGGAGGCGCCCCGCGGCCGTCAGATGGGAGCGATCGGCTTTCTGACCAAGCCGGTGCGCTCCGAGCAACTGGTCGAGGCGCTTTCGGCCCTTGCCCATTTCGCTCCGGGTCGGCAGCGACGCGTGCTGGTGGTGGACGACGACGAGGCGGCCCGCAAGGCGGTGATCAAGCTGCTGTCGCGGGACGGCGTGGAGGTGGTCGCCACCGGCTCCGGCGAGGAAGCCATCGCCCGCATGGACGAGGCGGAGTTTGACTGTCTGGTGCTGGACCTCGGACTGCCCGGCATGTCCGGCTTCGACGTGCTGGAGAACCTCGCCGCCCGCTCCCACCATGTTCCCGTCGTCATCTATTCCGGGCGGGAGGTGACCAGCGAGGAGAGCCTGCGCCTGCGCAACTACACGGACAGCATCGTCATCAAGGGCGCGCTCTCGCCGGAGCGGCTGCTCGACGAGGTCAGCCTCTTCCTGCATTCCGTGCGCGGCGAGAAGGGAACTTTGCCGGACCATCCCGACGGCGACCTTGCCGGGCGGCATGTCCTCGTAGTCGACGACGACATGCGCAACATCTACGCTCTCGCCAAGGTGCTGCGGGGCAAGGGTATGACCGTCACGCTCGCCCAGGACGGCGCCAAGGCGCTGGCGCAGCTGGAGGCCCATCCGGACGTCGAAATGGTGCTCATGGACATCATGATGCCGGTCATGGACGGCTACGAGGCCATGGCGAAGATCCGTGCCCGGGGTGGAGCATGGGCCCGCCTGCCCATCATCGCGCTCACGGCCAAGGCGATGAAGGATGACCGGGAGAAGTGCCTCGCCGCCGGCGCCAACGACTATATGGCCAAGCCCATCGACGTGCCGCGGCTCATTTCCATGATCCGCGCATGGCTCCCGCACACATGA
- a CDS encoding LysR substrate-binding domain-containing protein: MAGNMRLTVPLNALRAFEAAARHLSIKEAAAEIGVTPSAVSHQLRILEDMLGVELMRRTGPRLELTEAGRALSPDLTAGFSRIVSAVGGLTAERRVGPLRLSMLPTFAVHWLSPRLAAYPFARTGFELLITTSQAVVDLNAGVADAAVRHGAGTWPGVVSDLLFEETVGLLGRPQLRGGNNDLRSVIGRSNLFLSEHRRAHFEQWNATLPGGPVSPAAITMVDSVGLGLQAAIDGAGVTLAGAEIVECDLATGRLALLFDHRIAAGAGYYLVYPEALARDRRVRNLRAWLLAQVERAGDPCACH; the protein is encoded by the coding sequence TTGGCCGGCAATATGCGACTGACGGTGCCCTTGAATGCACTGCGCGCCTTCGAGGCGGCCGCCCGGCATCTGTCCATCAAGGAGGCGGCGGCGGAGATCGGGGTGACGCCATCCGCCGTCAGCCACCAGTTGCGGATCCTCGAGGATATGCTCGGGGTGGAACTGATGCGGCGCACGGGGCCCCGGCTCGAACTGACCGAGGCGGGGCGGGCGCTGTCGCCGGACCTCACCGCAGGCTTTTCGCGCATCGTCTCCGCTGTGGGGGGGCTGACCGCCGAGCGGCGTGTCGGCCCCCTCCGGCTGTCCATGCTGCCGACCTTTGCCGTGCACTGGCTATCCCCGCGCCTTGCCGCCTATCCGTTCGCGCGCACCGGCTTCGAGCTGCTCATCACCACCTCGCAGGCGGTGGTGGACCTGAATGCCGGGGTCGCGGATGCGGCCGTCCGCCATGGGGCCGGGACATGGCCGGGCGTCGTCAGCGATCTCCTGTTCGAGGAAACTGTCGGTCTGCTGGGGCGGCCGCAACTGCGCGGGGGCAACAACGACCTGCGTTCAGTCATCGGGCGTTCCAACCTGTTCCTTTCGGAGCATCGTCGCGCGCATTTCGAGCAGTGGAATGCGACGTTGCCGGGTGGCCCCGTGTCACCGGCCGCCATCACCATGGTCGATTCCGTGGGCCTCGGCCTTCAGGCTGCCATTGATGGGGCAGGTGTGACCCTGGCGGGGGCGGAAATTGTGGAGTGCGATCTCGCCACCGGGCGGCTCGCCTTGCTGTTCGACCACCGCATTGCCGCGGGCGCCGGCTACTATCTCGTCTACCCGGAGGCTCTGGCCCGGGATCGGCGGGTGCGCAACCTGCGGGCCTGGCTGCTGGCACAGGTGGAGCGGGCAGGCGATCCCTGCGCCTGTCATTGA
- a CDS encoding 2-hydroxychromene-2-carboxylate isomerase, which yields MPQSVAPIPFWFDFASGYAYFAALEMEAFEARIGRPVQWRPFLLGTAFKVTGVRGLSSTPMKKDYAWRDWARIARKTGVDFQLPAHHPSVALAATRVFYVLEERDAAVARTFAKAVFKAYFTQGIDSGNMEHVVRVADGLGLAGAALAEAAIEPRIKDKVRLFSEEAVASGVFGSPFFFVDGEPFWGWDRLPMMEEWIRTGGW from the coding sequence ATGCCCCAATCCGTCGCCCCCATCCCCTTCTGGTTCGATTTCGCATCCGGCTATGCCTATTTTGCCGCGCTCGAGATGGAGGCCTTTGAGGCCCGCATCGGACGCCCTGTGCAATGGCGGCCATTCCTGCTCGGTACCGCGTTCAAGGTGACGGGAGTGCGGGGGCTCTCCTCCACGCCGATGAAGAAGGACTATGCCTGGAGGGATTGGGCGCGCATCGCGCGCAAGACCGGCGTGGACTTCCAATTGCCTGCCCATCACCCGTCTGTCGCCCTGGCCGCGACGCGGGTATTCTACGTTCTGGAAGAGCGTGATGCCGCCGTGGCTCGGACCTTCGCGAAGGCGGTCTTCAAGGCCTATTTCACGCAAGGCATCGACAGCGGCAACATGGAGCATGTTGTCCGTGTTGCCGACGGGCTTGGCCTCGCAGGCGCGGCATTGGCCGAGGCGGCAATCGAGCCGCGCATCAAGGACAAGGTCCGGCTGTTCTCCGAGGAGGCGGTGGCGAGCGGCGTGTTCGGCTCGCCCTTCTTCTTCGTCGATGGCGAGCCCTTCTGGGGGTGGGACCGCCTGCCCATGATGGAGGAATGGATCCGAACCGGGGGATGGTGA
- a CDS encoding alpha/beta hydrolase family protein, translated as MGRPFRIRTPDRMTIGGFVWRHPAARAQRPVVVIAAATAVRCRYYARFADHLHANGSDVVTFDYRGIGESRPASLRGMKGDWVDWGEKDLEAVLQHVLQVFPGQPVDVVAHSIGGFAIGTAPSARHVRRIFTVGAQYAYWRDYGAEQRMRMVLKWHVVMPAVTRLFGYFPAKRLGWMEDTPAGVVRDWSRMSARFEDTVRQNVFIGGERESEMIRQRFSRVQAPILAVGLQDDPHGTQPALDRLLDYFTASCRLHLRIDPVEIGQEKIGHFAFFHDRFKDSLWPTALHWLRTGTLLPDGPGRIVRRSAPCRPQPVAW; from the coding sequence ATGGGCCGCCCGTTCCGCATCCGCACGCCCGACCGGATGACCATCGGTGGCTTTGTCTGGCGTCATCCTGCCGCCCGGGCGCAGCGCCCGGTGGTGGTGATTGCCGCGGCAACCGCGGTTCGCTGCCGTTACTATGCACGCTTCGCTGACCATCTGCATGCCAATGGCAGCGACGTGGTCACATTCGACTACCGGGGGATCGGAGAATCCCGCCCGGCCTCCTTGAGGGGAATGAAGGGGGATTGGGTGGACTGGGGCGAAAAGGACCTGGAGGCGGTCCTCCAGCATGTCCTGCAGGTCTTTCCCGGACAGCCGGTGGATGTGGTGGCTCATTCCATCGGCGGCTTTGCCATCGGCACCGCCCCGTCCGCGCGGCACGTGCGGCGGATCTTCACCGTCGGAGCCCAATATGCCTATTGGCGGGACTACGGCGCGGAGCAGCGGATGCGCATGGTGCTGAAATGGCACGTGGTGATGCCGGCAGTGACGCGTCTTTTCGGCTATTTCCCTGCAAAGCGGCTCGGCTGGATGGAGGACACCCCGGCCGGCGTCGTGCGGGACTGGAGCCGCATGTCGGCGCGATTCGAGGATACGGTCCGGCAAAACGTCTTCATCGGCGGCGAGCGGGAATCCGAGATGATCCGCCAGCGCTTCTCAAGGGTCCAGGCGCCGATTCTGGCCGTGGGCCTTCAGGATGACCCCCACGGCACGCAGCCGGCTCTCGACCGGCTTCTGGACTACTTCACCGCCAGTTGTCGGCTGCATCTGCGCATTGATCCGGTGGAGATCGGACAGGAGAAGATCGGGCACTTCGCCTTCTTTCACGATCGTTTCAAGGACAGCCTGTGGCCCACGGCTCTCCACTGGCTGCGGACCGGAACGCTGCTGCCGGACGGGCCAGGCCGCATCGTCCGCCGTTCCGCGCCGTGCCGGCCGCAACCCGTAGCCTGGTGA
- a CDS encoding AAA family ATPase, producing the protein MKLTALRLHNVRRFANTGVRIEGIGDGVNVLCAANEQGKSTCFDALHALFFQTHTSASSTVQALRPHSGGGPLVEADIVTRTGAFRLSKQFLAGKRAQVHERDSGRLLAQADEAERFIAGLIHDGAGGPAGLLWVRQGTTGLERRVKSEEETERRARETVLTSVQGEVETLTGGRRMTLALAACDTELSRLVTASTGRPKANSPYDGALKTRDRLAEQERHQAAEVADLRDALDRRRALRARLAEIDSPDLVREREEAVTLAAAALAEAQARADALRAARMEAEAAESRRQGALGALARFRDTLTRHAQVSREAAQAADLRDQARERQRQAVEDANHGAARLAAAEAQERTQRDLLAALERAAAAQAARQALASAHAALRQAESARAELEGAEAALKSVALPAGQLAELEKLETLLVGLRAAATARAPLLRMDYLATADGAVRIGGVSLGQHEERPLVGSTRIEIEGVGTLTVSFPPLAESAEENRKAEARRRALLAELGVEDLTAARCREAKCRELEADVKLARQRLALLAPQGFAALREQIAQLESKAHGASELTDDPERVRARLLILETEVRKGREEARAAQARQDVAGEAVVEAVRRAATLSSSLESLSESLGPEAERVLREDRLAAEVTAANQALEAANTRIADLSRDAPDVAALEARHTRLRSVAAAARDEINRTREQAAALDGRIQTRSEGAVEEALEETREQLAGAERKVAAFAREVAVLTRLRTALEEARTTARDHYFAPLLRELRPLLGLLFDDATVIFDENTLLPRSMRREGFDEKVDVLSGGMREQLAILTRLAFARLLSHGGEAVPVILDDALVYSDDARIERMFDALHDQANNQQVIVFTCRQRAFAKLGGTLLRMEPWQPVA; encoded by the coding sequence ATGAAGCTCACCGCGCTCCGCCTGCACAATGTGCGCCGCTTCGCCAATACCGGCGTGCGCATCGAAGGGATCGGCGATGGCGTCAACGTCCTCTGCGCCGCCAATGAACAGGGCAAGTCCACTTGTTTCGACGCCCTGCATGCCCTCTTCTTCCAGACCCACACCAGCGCATCTTCCACGGTCCAGGCGCTGCGGCCCCATAGTGGCGGCGGCCCGCTCGTGGAAGCGGACATCGTCACCCGCACGGGCGCCTTTCGGCTGAGCAAGCAGTTCCTCGCCGGGAAACGCGCGCAAGTGCACGAGCGCGACAGTGGCCGCCTTCTCGCCCAGGCGGACGAGGCGGAACGCTTCATCGCCGGCCTCATCCATGATGGAGCCGGCGGTCCTGCAGGGCTGCTCTGGGTGCGCCAGGGGACGACTGGCCTCGAGCGGCGCGTCAAGTCGGAGGAGGAGACGGAGCGGCGGGCGCGGGAGACGGTGCTCACCTCCGTGCAGGGCGAAGTGGAAACCCTCACCGGCGGGCGCCGCATGACCCTGGCGCTGGCGGCGTGCGACACCGAACTCTCACGCCTCGTCACGGCAAGCACGGGACGGCCCAAGGCGAATAGCCCCTATGACGGGGCGCTGAAGACAAGAGACCGCCTCGCCGAGCAGGAGCGGCATCAGGCTGCCGAAGTGGCGGATCTGCGCGACGCGCTCGACCGCCGCCGCGCCTTGCGCGCCCGGCTCGCCGAGATCGACAGCCCGGACCTGGTGCGTGAACGGGAAGAGGCCGTGACCCTCGCAGCAGCGGCCCTTGCCGAAGCGCAAGCCCGCGCAGACGCACTCCGGGCGGCCCGCATGGAGGCGGAGGCCGCCGAGAGCCGCCGGCAAGGGGCACTGGGCGCCCTCGCCCGCTTCCGTGACACCCTCACTCGGCACGCCCAGGTGAGCCGCGAGGCGGCGCAGGCCGCCGATCTGCGGGATCAGGCGCGAGAGCGGCAGAGACAGGCCGTGGAGGACGCCAACCACGGGGCAGCACGTCTTGCAGCAGCCGAAGCCCAGGAGCGGACGCAGCGCGACCTCCTGGCCGCTCTGGAGCGTGCGGCCGCCGCCCAGGCGGCGCGCCAGGCCTTGGCCAGCGCCCATGCGGCACTCCGCCAGGCGGAATCGGCGCGGGCGGAGTTGGAGGGGGCAGAGGCGGCGCTGAAAAGCGTGGCTCTTCCCGCGGGCCAGCTTGCCGAGCTTGAAAAGCTGGAGACGCTCCTGGTGGGCCTCAGGGCGGCCGCCACGGCGCGCGCGCCCCTCCTGAGAATGGACTATCTCGCCACTGCCGATGGCGCCGTTCGGATCGGCGGCGTCTCTCTGGGCCAGCACGAGGAGCGGCCCCTGGTGGGCTCCACGCGCATCGAGATCGAAGGGGTGGGCACCCTCACAGTGTCCTTTCCCCCGCTCGCCGAGAGCGCCGAGGAGAACCGGAAGGCAGAGGCCCGCCGCCGGGCGCTTCTGGCGGAACTGGGGGTGGAAGATCTGACCGCCGCGCGCTGCCGCGAGGCCAAGTGCCGCGAACTGGAGGCAGATGTGAAGCTCGCCCGCCAGCGGCTCGCCTTGCTCGCTCCGCAGGGATTTGCCGCTCTGCGCGAGCAGATCGCACAGTTGGAGTCCAAGGCTCACGGCGCTTCAGAGCTGACGGACGACCCCGAGCGCGTGCGGGCCCGCCTTCTGATTTTGGAGACGGAGGTCCGCAAGGGCCGGGAAGAGGCGCGCGCCGCGCAGGCGCGCCAGGATGTGGCGGGTGAGGCGGTGGTGGAGGCGGTGCGGCGAGCCGCGACGTTGTCCTCCAGCCTTGAGAGCCTGTCCGAAAGCCTTGGCCCGGAAGCCGAGCGCGTCCTGCGGGAGGACCGCCTCGCAGCGGAGGTCACCGCGGCCAATCAGGCGTTAGAGGCCGCGAACACCCGGATTGCAGACCTATCCCGGGACGCGCCCGATGTGGCGGCTCTGGAAGCGCGACACACCCGCCTGCGCTCGGTCGCCGCTGCGGCCCGCGATGAGATCAACCGGACCCGGGAACAGGCGGCCGCCCTCGACGGGCGCATTCAGACCCGGTCGGAAGGCGCGGTCGAGGAGGCACTCGAAGAAACTCGCGAACAGCTTGCTGGGGCCGAGCGAAAGGTGGCTGCCTTCGCCCGCGAAGTCGCCGTGCTGACGCGGCTGCGCACGGCCCTTGAAGAGGCACGCACCACGGCGCGGGACCATTATTTCGCTCCGCTGTTACGGGAATTGCGCCCCCTGCTGGGGCTGCTGTTCGACGATGCCACCGTCATCTTCGACGAGAACACGCTGCTGCCGCGCTCCATGCGGCGGGAGGGCTTCGACGAAAAGGTCGACGTGCTGAGCGGAGGCATGCGCGAGCAGCTCGCCATTCTCACCAGGCTCGCCTTCGCACGGCTTCTGTCCCATGGCGGGGAGGCTGTGCCTGTCATTCTCGACGACGCGCTGGTCTATTCGGATGATGCCAGGATCGAACGCATGTTCGATGCCTTGCACGACCAGGCCAACAACCAGCAGGTGATCGTCTTCACCTGCCGCCAGCGCGCCTTTGCCAAGCTCGGCGGCACCCTTTTGCGCATGGAACCCTGGCAACCGGTGGCGTAA
- a CDS encoding metallophosphoesterase family protein: MIRFLHSADLHLGKPYGSMPEEVRGRLREARHSVLDRLAARAREGGAPVILLAGDVFDTETPSPAVLRQALAVMAHHGDLRWILLPGNHDSLVAEELWAGAARAAPANVTLALTPSPLAFAPGAMLLPAPCTTRRPGRDLTAWMNQASTAEGVVRIGLAHGPVQTFSEDGTADDVIAADRAAQAGLDYLALGDWHGQISIGGRTWYSGTPEPDRFKHDAPGRALRVTVAGAGAPPLVEPVETGLFTWRTAPLQCLPEDDVAMSLAGLLPEGPGRRQTLLRIAATGHARPEARALLEQSIAAAAPEFAALELDTQRLAITCESEDLDLIDRSGALRQAADGLLAESRDPDRPPADRDVAREALMRLFSYCAALPS, from the coding sequence ATGATCCGATTTCTGCACAGCGCGGACCTGCATCTCGGCAAGCCCTATGGCTCCATGCCCGAAGAGGTGCGTGGACGGCTGCGGGAGGCCCGCCATTCCGTGCTGGACCGGCTGGCTGCCCGCGCCCGCGAAGGCGGGGCGCCCGTCATCCTACTGGCGGGCGATGTGTTCGACACCGAGACGCCAAGCCCGGCGGTGCTGCGCCAGGCGCTGGCCGTCATGGCCCATCACGGGGACCTGCGCTGGATCCTTCTGCCGGGCAACCATGATTCGCTGGTGGCGGAAGAGCTCTGGGCTGGCGCGGCCCGCGCGGCGCCCGCAAATGTGACGCTCGCCCTGACCCCAAGTCCGCTTGCGTTCGCGCCCGGCGCCATGCTCCTGCCCGCCCCCTGCACCACCCGACGCCCGGGCCGCGATCTGACCGCCTGGATGAACCAGGCCTCGACAGCGGAAGGTGTCGTGCGGATCGGCCTTGCCCATGGTCCGGTGCAGACCTTTTCGGAAGATGGGACCGCCGACGACGTCATCGCGGCGGACCGGGCCGCTCAAGCCGGGCTCGACTATCTCGCGCTCGGCGACTGGCATGGCCAGATCAGTATCGGCGGCAGGACATGGTATTCCGGCACGCCCGAACCCGACCGCTTCAAGCATGATGCCCCTGGGCGTGCGCTGCGCGTCACTGTCGCCGGCGCGGGCGCGCCGCCCCTCGTCGAACCGGTGGAGACCGGCCTCTTCACCTGGCGCACCGCCCCGCTCCAATGCCTGCCTGAGGATGATGTCGCCATGAGCCTTGCGGGGCTCCTGCCCGAAGGACCGGGGCGGCGGCAGACGCTGCTGCGGATCGCCGCCACGGGGCACGCGCGTCCGGAGGCGCGCGCTCTGCTGGAACAGTCCATCGCGGCTGCCGCGCCCGAATTTGCGGCACTGGAACTGGATACCCAGCGGCTCGCCATCACGTGCGAGAGCGAGGATCTGGACCTTATCGATCGCTCCGGCGCCCTGCGACAGGCTGCGGATGGGCTGCTGGCCGAGAGCCGCGACCCGGATCGCCCACCCGCCGACCGGGACGTGGCGCGGGAGGCGCTGATGCGGCTTTTCTCCTATTGCGCGGCCTTGCCTTCATGA